Proteins co-encoded in one Arthrobacter globiformis genomic window:
- a CDS encoding AraC family transcriptional regulator, whose protein sequence is MTAADANDGATARLAERLLGMRANREVIPPDPEHSVRWHEHDYPSPVARWNYHPEYEIHLIRKGTGKFIVGDHIGTFEAGHVSLVGSGLPHDWVSDLEPGEVLKKRDAVIQFDGKWVQQTALTVPEMEEVKPLLEQSARGIEFTGRTARAAAASIEAMGESHGLERLHHLLELFTLLARAPQEERHYLAEEWFRPQLNGQAAAVVDIVLEYVFSNHAGSIKMSEAAALVGMTEPTFSKYFKRSTGQNFSDLVRKLRLAHARRLLEHSDRAISDICYEVGFANLSNFNRHFLNDTGETPRRYRQRLHG, encoded by the coding sequence ATGACTGCCGCGGACGCGAATGACGGAGCAACGGCCAGGCTTGCCGAGAGGCTCCTGGGGATGCGCGCCAACCGGGAAGTCATCCCGCCCGACCCGGAGCATTCGGTCCGGTGGCACGAGCACGACTATCCCAGCCCGGTGGCACGGTGGAACTATCACCCCGAATATGAGATCCACCTCATCCGGAAGGGCACCGGAAAATTCATCGTCGGTGACCATATCGGTACCTTCGAGGCAGGCCACGTATCCCTGGTTGGATCAGGGCTGCCCCACGACTGGGTCAGCGACCTCGAACCCGGCGAAGTGCTGAAGAAGCGGGACGCCGTCATCCAGTTCGACGGGAAGTGGGTCCAACAAACCGCCTTGACCGTCCCCGAGATGGAGGAGGTCAAGCCCCTGCTGGAGCAGTCTGCGCGCGGGATCGAGTTCACGGGCCGCACCGCCAGGGCTGCCGCAGCCTCCATCGAAGCCATGGGTGAATCACACGGGCTGGAGCGGCTGCACCACCTTCTGGAGCTCTTCACCCTTCTTGCGCGGGCGCCGCAGGAGGAACGGCATTACCTGGCCGAGGAATGGTTCAGACCGCAGCTCAATGGCCAAGCCGCCGCCGTCGTCGACATCGTCCTCGAGTATGTCTTTAGCAACCATGCCGGCAGCATCAAAATGTCCGAAGCCGCTGCCCTGGTGGGCATGACCGAACCAACATTTTCAAAGTACTTCAAGCGTTCCACCGGCCAGAACTTCAGCGATCTGGTCCGCAAACTGCGCCTTGCCCACGCACGCCGCCTGCTGGAGCACAGCGACAGGGCCATCTCTGACATCTGCTACGAAGTCGGCTTCGCCAACCTGTCCAACTTCAACCGCCACTTCCTCAACGACACCGGCGAGACCCCCAGGCGATACCGACAACGGCTGCACGGCTGA
- a CDS encoding LacI family DNA-binding transcriptional regulator: MSRPKMPVTAGSPRTGRSRPTMRHVAALAGVGTKTVSRVVNGEPNVSEATIERVRHAIERLHYQPNLDAANLKRANGRTLTLGFLVGNLADPFSAAVLRAIEEKAWERKTAVISASHDYDPDRELRIIENFLGRRVDGIILGSASGRHSFRALEAAEGTALVFLGAPPIGVPADTVTTDNAAGAAQAADHLLGFGHGRTACCGAVAESPSPAAEERYRGFMEKLGQAGITACDITVLQNLISQDMEGIGRIAAERLFARIDGSSEEPATHLIPGNAERARQSRER, from the coding sequence ATGTCCAGACCGAAAATGCCTGTCACCGCCGGCTCGCCCCGTACAGGGCGATCACGTCCCACCATGCGCCACGTCGCCGCATTGGCCGGCGTGGGAACCAAGACGGTCTCCCGTGTTGTGAACGGCGAACCGAACGTCTCCGAGGCGACCATTGAACGCGTCCGTCACGCGATAGAGCGGTTGCATTACCAACCGAATCTGGATGCCGCGAACCTCAAGCGGGCAAACGGCAGGACACTGACGCTCGGGTTTCTGGTTGGGAACCTGGCCGATCCGTTCTCCGCTGCGGTCCTGCGAGCAATTGAGGAGAAGGCATGGGAACGGAAGACTGCCGTAATTTCCGCCAGCCATGATTACGACCCCGACAGGGAGTTACGAATCATAGAGAACTTCCTGGGCCGACGTGTCGACGGGATCATCCTGGGATCAGCCAGCGGAAGGCACTCATTCCGCGCCCTGGAAGCGGCCGAGGGCACGGCGCTCGTCTTCTTGGGCGCACCACCCATCGGAGTGCCTGCAGATACGGTGACCACTGACAACGCCGCCGGCGCTGCGCAGGCCGCTGACCATCTCCTCGGATTCGGCCACGGCCGGACCGCGTGCTGCGGCGCCGTCGCCGAAAGCCCGAGTCCTGCCGCTGAAGAACGATACCGCGGATTCATGGAGAAACTCGGCCAAGCGGGCATCACAGCTTGCGACATAACCGTTCTCCAGAACCTGATCTCCCAAGACATGGAAGGAATCGGGCGAATCGCGGCAGAAAGACTGTTTGCGCGGATCGACGGTTCCTCCGAGGAACCCGCGACGCACCTCATCCCCGGCAACGCTGAAAGAGCGCGGCAGTCCCGGGAACGCTGA
- a CDS encoding mannitol dehydrogenase family protein, translating to MQTLSNSPLPGMPAPVATPSYDRAKLVSGIVHFGVGGFHRAHQAMYLDRLMNAGQAHDWAIRIVSLTVTEGGYNFHHVTGDFDADNPDVIHGLQPGAAPKTTFGLITEALARRRARGLTPFTVMSCDNIQANGDVARKMFTAFANLKDPGLGAWVAESVPFPNSMVDRITPVTTDGDRAALAEEFGVEDAWPVVCEPFEQWVLEDNFSLGRPPFQDAGVQLVDDVEPYELMKLRLLNASHQGMCYFGYLAGYRYAHEVAQDPLFARFLLDYMDKEATPTLQPVPGIDLGSYKQTLIERFSNQHVKDTLARLCAESSDRIPKWLLPVIRINLDNGGQIHRSAAIVASWARYDEGSDEQGNSIDVVDRLKEPLMTSAARQREDPLAFVSNREVFGDLIDNRRFVDAYTRVLGDLHSDGAAAALQSLTARS from the coding sequence ATGCAAACACTCAGTAACAGTCCCCTCCCCGGGATGCCTGCACCGGTGGCCACACCCTCCTACGACCGGGCGAAATTGGTTTCGGGCATCGTCCACTTCGGCGTCGGCGGATTCCATCGCGCCCATCAGGCCATGTACCTGGACCGGCTCATGAATGCCGGGCAGGCGCACGACTGGGCCATCCGCATCGTCTCGCTCACGGTGACCGAAGGTGGCTACAACTTCCACCACGTCACCGGCGACTTCGACGCCGATAACCCCGACGTGATCCACGGCCTCCAGCCCGGCGCCGCGCCCAAGACGACCTTTGGGCTAATCACCGAGGCGCTCGCCAGGCGGCGGGCACGCGGGCTCACTCCGTTCACCGTGATGTCCTGCGACAACATCCAGGCCAACGGCGACGTCGCCCGCAAGATGTTCACGGCGTTTGCAAACCTTAAAGACCCGGGATTAGGCGCCTGGGTCGCCGAAAGCGTCCCCTTTCCCAACAGCATGGTGGACCGGATCACACCGGTCACCACCGACGGTGACCGGGCCGCTCTTGCCGAGGAATTCGGCGTCGAGGACGCTTGGCCGGTGGTGTGCGAACCGTTCGAACAGTGGGTCCTCGAAGACAACTTCAGCCTCGGCCGCCCTCCGTTCCAGGACGCGGGTGTCCAGCTCGTGGACGACGTCGAACCCTACGAACTGATGAAGCTGCGTTTGCTCAACGCCAGCCATCAGGGCATGTGCTATTTCGGCTACCTCGCCGGCTACCGTTACGCGCACGAAGTCGCCCAGGACCCGCTGTTCGCCCGGTTCCTGCTCGACTACATGGACAAGGAAGCCACACCCACGCTCCAACCCGTGCCCGGCATCGACCTCGGATCTTACAAGCAAACCCTGATTGAGCGGTTCTCCAACCAACACGTCAAGGACACTCTCGCCCGGCTGTGTGCGGAGAGCTCCGACCGGATCCCCAAATGGCTGTTGCCGGTGATCCGCATCAACCTGGACAACGGCGGACAGATCCACCGCTCCGCGGCAATTGTCGCCAGCTGGGCCCGCTACGATGAAGGCAGCGACGAACAAGGGAACTCCATTGACGTCGTCGACCGGCTCAAAGAACCCCTGATGACCTCCGCCGCGCGCCAGCGTGAGGACCCGCTGGCCTTCGTCTCCAACCGTGAGGTCTTCGGCGACCTGATCGATAACCGACGCTTTGTGGACGCATACACGCGGGTTCTCGGTGACCTCCATTCCGATGGGGCCGCGGCAGCCCTGCAATCCCTCACGGCCCGCTCCTAG
- a CDS encoding pirin family protein, producing MSNLEAVPEEMLCGEEGQPAGIEFLPPREVPLGGPRAMPVRRTLPQKQRSLIGSWCFLDHYGPDLVSSSGGMKVARHPHTGLATVSWLFTGEIEHRDSAGYTATVRPGEVNLMVAGRGISHQELSTPDTTVLHGAQLWFALPDSTRQMAPTFEHYAPEPVLIGSAELKVFLGSLAGSTSPVQTYTPPLVGAEATIRSGEALELDLDPTFEYGILLDTGDLILNGSTLPVDHLAYLPPGQSRLVLEARDTPVRVLILGGEPLGEQIVMWWNFIGRTHEEVVAYRTAWQEEIGAEPAAPPSGSTYPDGAPYPRFGPFPQGTPAPLPAPVLPNAQLRPRG from the coding sequence ATGAGCAATCTGGAAGCCGTCCCGGAGGAAATGCTCTGCGGAGAGGAGGGGCAGCCTGCAGGCATCGAATTCCTTCCCCCGCGCGAAGTGCCCCTCGGCGGGCCACGCGCCATGCCGGTGCGACGCACCCTGCCACAGAAACAACGCAGCCTCATCGGTTCCTGGTGCTTTCTTGACCACTATGGCCCGGACCTCGTCTCCTCCTCGGGAGGCATGAAGGTGGCGCGACACCCACACACCGGACTGGCCACCGTCAGCTGGCTGTTCACCGGAGAGATCGAGCACCGCGATTCAGCAGGGTACACGGCCACCGTCCGCCCCGGGGAAGTGAACCTCATGGTCGCCGGCCGGGGGATCTCCCACCAGGAGCTGTCTACCCCGGATACAACCGTCCTGCACGGCGCGCAGCTGTGGTTTGCCTTGCCAGACTCCACGCGCCAGATGGCCCCCACGTTCGAGCACTATGCCCCTGAGCCGGTGCTCATTGGGAGCGCGGAACTCAAGGTCTTTCTGGGATCCTTGGCTGGCTCCACCTCCCCGGTGCAGACCTACACTCCGCCGCTGGTCGGGGCCGAGGCCACAATCCGCTCTGGCGAGGCCTTGGAACTGGATCTGGATCCGACCTTCGAGTACGGCATCCTGCTCGACACCGGAGACCTGATCCTCAACGGCTCAACCCTGCCCGTGGACCACCTCGCGTACCTGCCCCCGGGGCAGTCCCGCCTGGTCCTGGAAGCCCGGGACACCCCCGTGCGGGTGCTCATCCTGGGCGGCGAGCCTTTGGGGGAGCAGATCGTCATGTGGTGGAACTTCATCGGCCGGACGCACGAGGAAGTCGTCGCCTACCGGACAGCGTGGCAGGAAGAAATTGGCGCCGAACCCGCCGCCCCGCCGAGCGGCAGCACCTACCCCGACGGCGCTCCGTACCCCCGCTTCGGCCCTTTCCCGCAAGGAACACCCGCCCCACTGCCCGCACCCGTCCTGCCCAACGCCCAGTTGCGGCCCCGCGGCTAG
- a CDS encoding carbohydrate ABC transporter permease, translated as MTTATARISRSGHSATKPSKNARSRERALAWARRAPLLPALIFLIIVTQLPFVVTLIISFLNWNSLRPDQTGFAGLSNYVEVLTNADLRQAIFTTIILTVSVVLASLVIGLGLALLLDKKFIGRGLARTLLIAPFLVVPVAAALIWKHALLNPTYGLVNGVLTWIWSLFGSDTPPQPDLLSQAPLMAVIISLVWQWTPFMMLILLAGLQSRPMDTVEAAQMDGATSWAIFRHLTLPHLRQYLELGGLLGAIYIVQNFDAVFTLTSGGLGTANLPYAIYQTFYFANEYGLASAAGVVVVIGTIIVATFALRTVFSLFKKEAAR; from the coding sequence ATGACTACCGCAACAGCGCGCATCTCCCGTTCCGGGCACAGCGCAACCAAACCATCCAAGAACGCCAGATCCCGTGAACGCGCTCTGGCCTGGGCACGGCGTGCGCCGCTGCTGCCGGCCCTGATCTTCCTCATCATCGTCACGCAGTTGCCCTTCGTGGTGACCCTGATCATTTCGTTCCTGAACTGGAACAGCCTCCGCCCGGACCAGACCGGATTCGCCGGCCTGAGCAACTACGTCGAAGTCCTCACCAACGCCGACCTGCGCCAGGCCATCTTCACCACCATCATCCTCACCGTCTCCGTCGTCTTGGCAAGCCTGGTCATCGGCCTCGGCCTGGCACTGCTGCTGGACAAGAAGTTCATCGGGCGCGGCCTTGCCCGCACCCTGCTGATCGCGCCGTTCCTGGTGGTGCCGGTGGCCGCTGCCCTGATCTGGAAGCACGCACTGCTCAACCCGACGTACGGGCTGGTGAACGGCGTCCTGACCTGGATCTGGTCCCTGTTCGGCAGCGACACCCCGCCGCAGCCGGACCTCCTGTCCCAGGCGCCGCTGATGGCCGTCATCATCTCCCTGGTCTGGCAGTGGACGCCCTTCATGATGCTCATCCTGCTGGCCGGCCTGCAGTCCCGGCCGATGGACACCGTAGAAGCCGCCCAGATGGACGGTGCCACGTCCTGGGCTATTTTCCGGCACCTCACCCTGCCGCACCTGCGCCAGTACCTGGAACTCGGTGGCCTGCTCGGCGCGATCTACATCGTGCAGAACTTCGACGCCGTCTTCACCCTCACCTCCGGGGGCCTGGGAACAGCCAACCTGCCCTACGCCATCTACCAGACGTTCTACTTCGCCAACGAATACGGCCTGGCGTCCGCCGCCGGCGTCGTGGTGGTCATCGGCACCATCATCGTGGCGACCTTCGCCCTCCGCACCGTATTCTCGCTCTTCAAGAAGGAGGCAGCACGATGA
- a CDS encoding ABC transporter substrate-binding protein, protein MRPKMRAASLAAGAVCLVLSASACSGAGGGTAAGDQNSINVLMVNNPQMEDLQRLTADNFTKETGIKVNYTILPENDVRAKISQEFSSQAGQYDVASLSNYEIPFYSENKWLAPLDNVSKDAEFNQADILPAYTASLTGTDGKLYGEPFYGESSFLMYRKDIFDAKGLTMPEKPTWDQVADLAAKADGAAPGMKGICLRGQPGWGQVFAPLTTVVNTFGGTWFDKDWNAKVNAPEFTEATEFYTKLVREHGEAGAAQAGFTECLNNMSQSKVAMWYDATSAAGALEATSSPVKGKIGYAQAPVKNTKSSGWLWTWSWGVQAASKKQDAAAKFIAWASSKKYEELVASKLGWAKVPSGKRISTYENAEFQKAAPFFKAERSAIESADPKNPGVQERPVVGIQFVGIPEFADLGTTVSQGVSSAIAGQGSVADALAKGQDAAQKIGDKYKK, encoded by the coding sequence ATGCGCCCAAAAATGCGCGCTGCCTCACTGGCCGCCGGAGCAGTTTGCTTGGTCCTGTCCGCTTCGGCCTGTTCCGGCGCCGGTGGGGGCACGGCTGCCGGTGATCAAAACAGCATCAACGTGCTGATGGTGAACAATCCCCAGATGGAAGATCTGCAGCGGCTGACTGCGGATAACTTCACCAAGGAAACCGGCATCAAGGTCAACTACACGATCCTCCCGGAGAACGACGTCCGGGCGAAGATCAGCCAGGAATTCTCCAGCCAGGCCGGCCAGTACGACGTGGCATCACTCTCGAACTACGAGATTCCTTTCTACTCTGAGAACAAGTGGCTCGCGCCCCTGGACAACGTATCCAAGGACGCCGAGTTCAACCAGGCAGATATTCTGCCCGCCTACACGGCTTCCCTGACGGGCACGGACGGCAAGCTTTACGGGGAGCCGTTCTACGGGGAGTCTTCCTTCCTGATGTACCGCAAGGACATCTTTGACGCCAAGGGCCTGACCATGCCGGAGAAGCCCACCTGGGATCAGGTGGCCGATCTTGCTGCAAAGGCTGATGGTGCGGCTCCCGGCATGAAGGGCATCTGCCTGCGTGGCCAGCCCGGCTGGGGCCAGGTTTTCGCCCCGCTGACCACCGTGGTTAACACCTTCGGCGGCACCTGGTTCGACAAGGACTGGAATGCCAAAGTCAACGCCCCCGAGTTCACCGAGGCGACCGAGTTCTACACCAAGCTTGTCCGCGAACACGGCGAGGCCGGGGCCGCCCAGGCTGGATTCACCGAGTGCCTGAACAACATGAGCCAGAGCAAGGTGGCCATGTGGTATGACGCCACGTCAGCTGCCGGCGCGCTGGAAGCCACCAGTTCCCCCGTGAAGGGCAAGATCGGCTATGCCCAGGCCCCAGTGAAGAACACGAAGTCCTCCGGCTGGCTGTGGACCTGGTCCTGGGGCGTCCAGGCTGCGTCCAAGAAGCAGGACGCTGCCGCGAAGTTCATCGCCTGGGCCAGTTCGAAGAAGTACGAGGAACTAGTTGCATCCAAGCTCGGCTGGGCGAAGGTTCCGTCCGGCAAGCGCATCTCCACGTACGAGAACGCTGAGTTCCAGAAGGCAGCCCCGTTCTTCAAGGCCGAACGCTCAGCCATAGAAAGCGCCGACCCGAAGAACCCTGGTGTGCAGGAACGACCCGTGGTCGGCATCCAGTTCGTCGGGATCCCCGAATTCGCTGACCTAGGCACCACGGTCTCCCAGGGTGTCAGCTCCGCCATCGCAGGCCAGGGTTCCGTGGCCGACGCACTGGCCAAGGGCCAGGACGCCGCTCAAAAAATCGGCGACAAGTACAAGAAGTAA
- a CDS encoding carbohydrate ABC transporter permease, producing the protein MSTLTPAAPQSTTPGPTALNTGSRRRGKSRMDPTRNNTAAGIAAWLLALLFAAPVLWMILTSFHSETDAATNPPSVAANLTLDAYKEFFGASSGVSPWPPLINSATASILSTVLVLVLAIPAAYALSIRPVKKWTDVMFFFLSTKMMPVVAAVLPLFLFAKTAGALDNIWFLILMYTSMNLPIAVWMMRSFLAEVPVEMLEASQIDGASLLLTLRKIIAPVAMPGIAATALICFIFSWNELLLARVLTGVMAGTAPVFLTGFVSSQGLFLAKVCAAAVVISLPVLFAGFAAQDKLVQGLSLGAVK; encoded by the coding sequence ATGAGCACCCTCACCCCTGCCGCACCCCAAAGCACAACCCCCGGGCCGACCGCGCTCAACACGGGATCACGCCGCCGCGGCAAATCCCGCATGGATCCCACCCGCAACAACACCGCCGCAGGCATCGCGGCCTGGCTGCTGGCCCTGCTGTTCGCCGCCCCGGTCCTCTGGATGATCCTGACCTCCTTCCACTCGGAGACGGACGCAGCAACGAACCCACCGTCAGTGGCCGCGAACCTCACACTGGACGCCTATAAGGAGTTCTTTGGGGCCAGTTCCGGCGTCAGTCCCTGGCCTCCGCTGATCAACTCGGCAACCGCTTCTATTCTCTCCACCGTTTTGGTGCTGGTTCTGGCCATCCCGGCCGCCTACGCATTGTCCATCCGCCCGGTGAAGAAGTGGACCGACGTCATGTTCTTCTTCCTCTCCACGAAGATGATGCCCGTCGTGGCCGCAGTCCTGCCCCTGTTCCTCTTCGCAAAGACCGCCGGGGCCCTGGACAACATCTGGTTCCTGATCCTGATGTACACCTCCATGAACCTCCCCATTGCTGTCTGGATGATGCGCTCCTTCCTAGCGGAAGTACCGGTGGAAATGCTGGAGGCTTCACAGATCGACGGCGCCAGCCTGCTCCTTACCCTTCGCAAGATCATCGCCCCCGTCGCGATGCCCGGCATCGCCGCCACCGCCCTGATCTGCTTCATCTTCAGCTGGAACGAATTGCTCCTGGCCCGTGTCCTCACCGGCGTCATGGCCGGGACAGCACCGGTGTTCCTGACCGGCTTCGTCTCCAGCCAAGGCCTCTTCCTCGCGAAAGTCTGCGCGGCCGCCGTCGTGATCTCCCTGCCGGTGCTGTTCGCAGGTTTCGCCGCGCAGGACAAGCTCGTCCAGGGCCTCTCTCTCGGCGCCGTCAAGTAG
- a CDS encoding NAD(P)-dependent alcohol dehydrogenase: protein MTTPTAQSRTHTDAELPATMRASVLKRQGDMAMETLPVPQLEPDQVLVQVAAVGVCGSDVHYYEHGRIGDYVVDHPLILGHELSGRIAAVGTAVDPDRIGKRVAVEPQRPCRTCKQCKAGRYNLCPDIEFYATPPIDGAFAEYVTIQGDFAYDIPDSVSDEAAALIEPLSVGIWACERAEIRPGSRVLIAGAGPIGIIAAQAARAFGATEIHITDIAEDRLAFALEHGATHALNARTDSVEGLDVDVFIDASGAPQAVRSGIKAVGPAGRVILVGLGADDVELPVSYIQNREIWLSGVFRYTNTWPLAIQLIADGKVDLDVLVTGKFTLAESEEALKAGKQPGQLKAVVYPGR, encoded by the coding sequence ATGACAACACCCACCGCACAGTCCCGCACCCACACGGACGCCGAACTGCCCGCCACCATGCGCGCCTCGGTCCTGAAGCGCCAGGGCGACATGGCCATGGAAACGCTGCCCGTCCCGCAGCTCGAGCCGGACCAGGTCCTGGTCCAGGTGGCCGCCGTCGGCGTCTGCGGCAGCGACGTCCACTACTACGAACACGGGCGGATCGGCGACTACGTCGTGGACCACCCGCTGATCCTTGGCCACGAACTCTCCGGCCGGATCGCCGCCGTCGGAACCGCGGTGGACCCTGACCGCATCGGCAAGCGCGTCGCCGTCGAACCCCAGCGCCCCTGCCGCACCTGCAAACAGTGCAAGGCCGGACGCTACAACCTGTGCCCGGACATTGAGTTCTACGCGACCCCTCCGATCGACGGCGCCTTTGCCGAATACGTGACCATCCAAGGCGATTTCGCCTACGACATCCCCGACAGCGTCAGCGACGAGGCCGCCGCCCTCATCGAACCGCTCTCGGTGGGGATATGGGCCTGCGAACGTGCCGAAATCCGCCCCGGAAGCCGCGTCCTCATCGCGGGAGCCGGCCCCATCGGCATCATCGCCGCCCAGGCCGCCCGCGCCTTCGGCGCTACCGAAATCCACATCACTGACATCGCAGAGGACCGCCTGGCCTTCGCCCTGGAACACGGCGCCACGCACGCGCTCAACGCCAGGACAGACAGTGTGGAAGGGCTCGACGTCGATGTGTTCATTGATGCTTCCGGCGCACCTCAGGCTGTCCGCTCCGGCATCAAAGCCGTGGGACCGGCCGGCAGGGTCATCCTCGTCGGGCTCGGGGCGGACGACGTCGAACTCCCCGTCTCGTATATCCAGAACCGGGAGATCTGGCTCTCCGGGGTCTTCCGCTACACCAACACCTGGCCCTTGGCGATCCAACTCATCGCTGACGGAAAAGTCGACCTCGACGTCCTGGTCACCGGCAAGTTCACCCTCGCCGAATCCGAGGAAGCACTCAAAGCCGGCAAACAGCCGGGCCAGCTCAAAGCCGTCGTCTACCCCGGCCGCTAA
- a CDS encoding carbohydrate kinase family protein translates to MSPHENGPEPDISDDVALITVIGESLVDIIDDQRRGNGAPEMHPGGSPLNVAVGCARLDLRTKLVTHFAEDDYGRMIADHLDSNGVESIVGGSEPTSTALASLDAAGAAQYTFSISWDLNGASIPALAAAESSLHVHTGSIATALPPGNKSVRGLIEAARPHATVSFDPNCRPAISPDVAAAREQAEDFVAASDIVKASDEDLLWLYPDRTLEESMAAWLELGPSLVALTRGAHGPVILTRWGRVEMPGESITVADTVGAGDSFMAGLISGLAQMDMLGAAARPHLRDLSMGELHALAAYANRAAAITCSRPGANPPTSAELGSLTGSFSAQKA, encoded by the coding sequence ATGTCACCACACGAGAACGGTCCCGAGCCAGACATCTCTGACGACGTAGCCCTGATCACGGTCATCGGTGAGTCACTCGTTGACATCATCGATGACCAGCGCCGGGGAAACGGCGCCCCCGAGATGCACCCGGGCGGCAGCCCCCTCAACGTTGCCGTCGGCTGCGCCCGTCTGGACCTCCGCACTAAACTCGTCACGCACTTCGCCGAGGACGATTACGGGCGCATGATCGCTGACCATCTGGACAGCAACGGTGTCGAGAGCATCGTCGGCGGCTCCGAACCGACCTCAACCGCCCTGGCGTCGCTGGATGCTGCCGGAGCAGCGCAATATACGTTCTCCATCAGCTGGGACCTCAACGGTGCGTCCATACCTGCCCTGGCAGCCGCGGAGAGTTCGCTCCATGTCCACACTGGGTCCATTGCGACAGCACTGCCCCCTGGCAACAAGTCGGTACGGGGCCTAATCGAAGCAGCACGCCCGCACGCCACAGTCAGCTTTGACCCCAACTGCCGGCCGGCCATCAGCCCGGACGTGGCCGCGGCACGGGAACAAGCCGAAGACTTTGTGGCCGCCAGTGACATCGTCAAAGCCAGTGACGAGGACCTGCTGTGGCTTTATCCAGACAGGACGCTGGAGGAATCGATGGCGGCCTGGCTGGAGCTCGGACCGTCGCTGGTGGCACTGACCCGCGGCGCCCATGGCCCCGTAATCCTGACAAGGTGGGGACGCGTGGAAATGCCGGGGGAGTCCATCACGGTGGCAGACACCGTCGGGGCGGGGGACTCCTTCATGGCCGGCCTGATCTCCGGGCTCGCCCAGATGGACATGCTCGGGGCCGCCGCCCGGCCACACCTGCGTGACCTGTCCATGGGTGAACTGCACGCCTTGGCCGCGTATGCGAACCGGGCCGCTGCCATCACCTGCTCACGGCCCGGGGCCAACCCGCCCACGTCAGCCGAGCTGGGTTCCCTGACAGGCTCCTTTTCCGCCCAGAAGGCGTGA
- a CDS encoding GNAT family N-acetyltransferase: protein MEQATTITVRHAVDKHCYELVDGETAIGKTEYVPASGPDDKERIFYHTEVSEAYAGKGLATVLAKHALDDTIAAGLTIIPVCPYIKGWLRRHPDYQQHTAPILPEHLAAVDRIFTP, encoded by the coding sequence ATGGAACAGGCGACAACCATCACCGTCCGGCACGCCGTCGACAAGCACTGCTACGAGCTCGTCGACGGGGAAACGGCTATCGGCAAGACCGAGTACGTGCCCGCCAGCGGGCCGGACGACAAGGAACGGATTTTCTACCACACCGAGGTCAGCGAGGCCTATGCCGGCAAAGGCCTCGCCACGGTCCTGGCCAAGCACGCCCTGGACGACACCATCGCCGCCGGGCTGACGATCATCCCCGTCTGCCCCTACATCAAAGGCTGGCTTCGCCGACACCCCGACTACCAGCAGCACACGGCACCGATCCTGCCGGAGCACCTGGCCGCCGTCGACCGCATCTTCACCCCGTAG